A genome region from Tursiops truncatus isolate mTurTru1 chromosome 15, mTurTru1.mat.Y, whole genome shotgun sequence includes the following:
- the ATXN2L gene encoding ataxin-2-like protein isoform X13 has protein sequence MLHFLTAVVGSTCDVKVKNGTTYEGIFKTLSSKFELAVDAVHRKASEPAGGPRREDIVDTMVFKPSDVMLVHFRNVDFNYATKDKFTDSAIAMNSKVNGEHKEKVLQRWEGGDSNSDDYDLESDMSNGWDPNEMFKFNEENYGIKTTYDSSLSSYTVPLEKDNSEEFRQRELRAAQLAREIESSPQYRLRIAMENDDGRTEEEKHSAVQRQGSGRESPSLASREGKYIPLPQRVREGPRGGVRCSSSRGGRPGLSSLPPRGPHHLDNSSPGPGSETRGINGGPSRMSPKAQRPLRGAKTLSSPSSRPSGEASVPPPPAVGRMYPPRSPKSAAPAPISASCPEPPIGSAVPTSSASIPVTSSVGDPGVGSISPASPKISLAPTDVKELPAKEPGRTLESQELSRIAGKVPGLQNEQKRFQLEELRKFGAQFKLQPSSSPETSLDPFPPRILKEEAKGKEKEVDGLLASEPMGSPVSSKTESISDKEDKPPLPPAGGAEGPDQPPPPCPSQTSSPPVGLIKGDDKDEGPVAEQVKKSTLNPNAKEFNPTKPLLSVNKSTSTPTSPGPRTHSTPSIPVLTAGQSGLYSPQYISYIPQIHMGPAVQAPQMYPYPVSNSVPGQQGKYRGAKGSLPPQRSDQHQPASAPPMMQAAAAAGPPLVAATPYSSYIPYNPQQFPGQPAMMQPMAHYPSQPVFAPMLQSNPRMLTSGSHPQAIVSSSTPQYPSAEQPTPQALYATVHQSYPHHATQLHAHQPQPATTPTGSQPQSQHAAPSPVQHQAGQAPHLGSGQPQQNLYHPGALTGTPPSLPPGPSAQSPQSSFPQPAAVYAIHAHQQLPHGFTNMAHVTQAHVQTGITAAPPPHPGAPHPPQVMLLHPPQSHGGPPQGAVPQSGVPALSASTPSPYPYIGHPQGEQPGQAPGFPGGADDRIREFSLAGGIWHGRADGLQVGQDARVLGGE, from the exons ATGCTGCATTTCCTTACAGCTGTTGTG GGCTCCACTTGTGATGTAAAGGTAAAGAATGGTACCACCTATGAAGGTATCTTCAAGACCCTGAGCTCAAAG TTTGAACTGGCAGTAGACGCTGTGCACCGGAAAGCATCGGAGCCAGCAGGTGGTCCTCGTCGGGAAGACATTGTGGACACCATGGTGTTTAAGCCAAGTGATGTCATGCTTGTCCACTTCCGAAATGTTGACTTCAATTATGCTACTAAAG ACAAGTTCACTGATTCAGCCATTGCCATGAACTCGAAGGTGAATGGGGAGCACAAGGAGAAGGTGCTTCAGCGCTGGGAGGGGGGCGACAGCAACAGCGATGACTACGACCTGGAGTCTGACATG TCCAATGGATGGGACCCCAATGAAATGTTCAAGTTCAATGAGGAGAATTACGGCATAAAGACCACCTATGACAGCAGTCTCTCTTCTTACAC GGTGCCCTTAGAGAAGGACAACTCGGAAGAATTTCGTCAGCGGGAGCTGCGTGCAGCCCAGTTGGCTCGAGAGATTGAATCGAGCCCCCAGTACCGCCTGCGGATCGCCATGGAGAATGATGACGGGCGCACCGAGGAGGAGAAGCACAGTGCAGTTCAGCGACAGGGTTCAGGGCGAGAGAGCCCCAGCTTGGCATCTAG GGAGGGAAAGTATATCCCTCTACCCCAACGAGTTCGGGAAGGTCCCCGGGGAGGAGTTCGATGCAGTAGTTCTCGGGGTGGCCGGCCTGGCCTTAGCTCTTTGCCACCTCGTGGCCCTCACCATCTTGACAATAGCAGCCCTGGCCCAGGTTCTGAGACACGCGGTATCAATGGAG gcccTTCCCGCATGTCCCCTAAGGCACAGCGGCCTCTGAGAGGTGCCAAGACTCTGTCTTCCCCCAGCAGCAGGCCTTCTGGAGAAGCTTCTGTTCCACCTCCTCCTGCAG TAGGCCGGATGTACCCCCCACGCTCTCCCAAGTCAGCTGCCCCCGCCCCAATCTCAGCTTCCTGTCCTGAGCCTCCCATCGGCTCAGCAGTACCGACCTCTTCAGCTTCCATCCCCGTGACATCATCAGTTGGGGATCCTGGAGTAGGCTCCATTTCCCCAGCTTCTCCAAAGATCTCACTGGCACCCACAGATG TAAAAGAACTCCCAGCCAAGGAACCTGGGAGAACGCTGGAGTCCCAGGAGCTGTCCCGGATAGCAGGGAAag TCCCTGGCCTTCAGAACGAGCAGAAACGCTTTCAACTGGAAGAACTGAGAAAATTTGGGGCCCAGTTTAAG CTTCAGCCCAGTAGCTCCCCTGAGACCAGCCTGGATCCTTTTCCTCCCCGGATCCTAAAGGAGGAGGccaaagggaaggagaaggaggttgATGGTCTTTTGGCTTCAGAGCCCATGGGGTCCCCTGTTTCCTCCAAGACAGAATCCATATCGGATAAGGAGGACAAACCACCCCTGCCACCAGCAGGAGGCGCCGAAGGGCCGGATCAGCCCCCACCGCCTTGCCCAAGCCAAACCAGTAGCCCCCCAGTGGGCCTTATCAAGGGAGATGACAAGGATGAGGGCCCTGTTGCTGA aCAAGTGAAGAAGTCAACATTGAACCCTAATGCCAAGGAGTTCAATCCCACTAAGCCGCTGCTGTCTGTG AATAAATCCACCAGTACTCCAACTTCTCCTGGGCCCCGGACTCATTCAACTCCCTCCATCCCGGTGCTGACAGCAGGCCAGAGTGGGCTATATAGCCCCCAGTACATTTCCTACATACCTCAGATCCACATGGGACCAGCTGTTCAG GCACCTCAGATGTATCCATATCCTGTGTCCAACTCAGTGCCTGGACAGCAGGGCAAGTACCGGGGAGCAAAAG GCTCCCTGCCCCCCCAGCGCTCGGACCAACACCAGCCAGCCTCAGCCCCTCCGATGATGCAGGCCGCCGCCGCTGCTGGCCCCCCTCTGGTGGCTGCCACACCTTATTCTTCCTACATCCCCTACAATCCACAGCAGTTCCCAGGCCAGCCCGCCATGATGCAGCCCATGGCCCACTACCCCTCGCAG CCGGTGTTTGCCCCCATGCTTCAAAGCAACCCACGCATGCTGACGTCGGGGAGCCATCCCCAGGCCATTGTGTCGTCCTCCACCCCTCAGTACCCTTCTGCAGAGCAGCCCACCCCCCAAGCCCTTTATG CCACTGTTCACCAGTCCTATCCACACCATGCCACGCAGCTCCATGCCCACCAGCCGCAGCCGGCCACCACGCCTACTGGGAGCCAGCCGCAGTCCCAGCATGCAGCCCCCAGTCCCGTCCAG CACCAGGCGGGGCAGGCCCCACACCTGGGCAGTGGACAGCCACAGCAGAACCTGTACCACCCAGGGGCCCTGACAGGCACGCCGCCTTCTCTGCCGCCGGGACCTTCTGCGCAGTCCCCTCAGAGCAGCTTCCCCCAGCCAGCCGCTGTGTATGCTATCCATGCCCACCAGCAGCTGCCCCACGGCTTCACCAACATGGCCCATGTTACCCAG GCCCATGTCCAAACTGGAATCACAGCAGCCCCGCCCCCTCACCCTGGGGCTCCCCACCcgccccaggtgatgctgctgcacCCACCCCAGAGCCATGGGGGCCCCCCCCAAGGCGCGGTGCCCCAGAGTGGGGTGCCTGCACTCTCAGCTTCCACACCCTCACCCTATCCCTACATCGGACACCCCCAAGGTGAGCAGCCTGGCCAGGCGCCTGGATTTCCAGGAGGAGCCGATGACAGGATTCGTGAGTTCTCGTTAGCTGGGGGAATTTGGCATGGAAGAGCTGATGGGCTGCAGGTGGGGCAGGATGCACGGGTTctgggtggggagtga